In the Deltaproteobacteria bacterium genome, TTTTCAACTTCCTCCCCGGATATTCCCGGAAAACGGAAAGAAAGGTACCCTTGTCTACCCCTTCTATGAAGATAACGAAACACCTCCGGAAAGTCGTCAATGAAAAGATTCATGCCTTCCGGATCTCGGACCAGACCTTCCTGGTCCTCACATCCTTTTTCGTGGGGGTTGTCAGCGGCCTGGCCTACATTGCCCTCCGAAAGACCGTCGACACTGTCCACGAAATCATCGTTGTACGGGGCGATCAGTTGATCGGGCTCATACATCATCACTGGGCCTTCCTGCTGGTTCCTCTCATTCCCATGGCCGGGGCGTTGTTGTTGATTCCCCTTTTGAAGCTCTTCCCGAACGAGATCGGAGGTTACGGGTTCCCCAATTTTCTGGAAGAGGTCAATATCCGGGGGGGGATTATCAAGCTGCGCGCAATCCTTCTGAAGATGCTCGGCCCGGCTCTGACCATCGGCAGCGGCGGCTCGGCCGGGCTGGAAGGCCCGATCGCCCAGATCGGCGGGGCGATCGGATCCAATACGGGCCAATTCTTCAAGGTCTCGGGAAACCGGATGAAAATCCTGATCGCCTGTGGAACGGCCGGAGGAATCGCCGCCACGTTCAACGCCCCCATCGCGGGGGTTTTCTTCGCACTTGAGATTGTCCTGCTGGGAGATTTCACCCTCACGAACTTCGCCCCCATCGTCATCTCTTCGGGGATCGCCACGGTCATTTCGCGGGGATATTTCGGCGCCAATCCAATCTTCCAGGTCCGGGAATACTCGGTGGTGAGCAACTGGGAACTGTTCCTCTATGTCGTCATGGGGGTCCAGATCGGAATCTCCGCCGTAATCTATATCTTCATGTTCTACAAGACGGCCGACTTCTTTGAATCACTCCGGATCCACCCCCTGGTCAAACCGATTATCGGAGCATTCTTCGTCGGGGCTATCGGAATCTTCTATCCGCAGATCATGGGGCACGGTTACGAGACAATCAACAAAGCCCTTCGTGGTGAGATCTTTTACGGACTGATGATTCTTCTTGTCTTGTTGAAAATGATCGCGACCAGCCTCACCTTGGGCTCCGGCGGAGCGGGAGGGATGTTCGGCCCGGCACTCTACATCGGCGTCATGATCGGCGGCGGGTATGGAGGAATCGTCCATCATTTTTTCCCCGCCCACACGGCCCCCGTCGGCGCCTACGCCCTGGTCGGCATGGGAGCATTCCTCGCCGCCGTGACCCACGCTCCCTTAACGGCGATCTTTCTTCTCTTCGAACTGACGCAGGACTACCGCATCATCCTCCCCGTCATGTTCGCCAGCGTGATCGGAACCCTCATCGCAAGGGCACTGAAGCACGACTCCATCGACACGGAAGCCCTCAGCCGTCGGGGGATCAATCTCCATG is a window encoding:
- a CDS encoding chloride channel protein, which codes for MSTPSMKITKHLRKVVNEKIHAFRISDQTFLVLTSFFVGVVSGLAYIALRKTVDTVHEIIVVRGDQLIGLIHHHWAFLLVPLIPMAGALLLIPLLKLFPNEIGGYGFPNFLEEVNIRGGIIKLRAILLKMLGPALTIGSGGSAGLEGPIAQIGGAIGSNTGQFFKVSGNRMKILIACGTAGGIAATFNAPIAGVFFALEIVLLGDFTLTNFAPIVISSGIATVISRGYFGANPIFQVREYSVVSNWELFLYVVMGVQIGISAVIYIFMFYKTADFFESLRIHPLVKPIIGAFFVGAIGIFYPQIMGHGYETINKALRGEIFYGLMILLVLLKMIATSLTLGSGGAGGMFGPALYIGVMIGGGYGGIVHHFFPAHTAPVGAYALVGMGAFLAAVTHAPLTAIFLLFELTQDYRIILPVMFASVIGTLIARALKHDSIDTEALSRRGINLHAGREVNTLQSVRVEEVMSRKVTKIPEHMPFDMILKVATTSDILYFPVVDGDGLMTGILSFQDLKESLFEEDLKKFIVARDLAYPNVTTVTPEDHLDFVMEQFGRMDLEVLPVVDYDNRRKILGMISRRDVVTAYNQALLKRKISHGG